One segment of Asterias rubens chromosome 2, eAstRub1.3, whole genome shotgun sequence DNA contains the following:
- the LOC117307125 gene encoding uncharacterized protein LOC117307125 isoform X1 — MTYYHSFENVAMVLLTHLVTSSYVLQAFLFFGSSVKCNSNEIQMVNPTRDCRAEFDECRSEGRSAGVVCGTDGQNYHSACHLFYQTCISGKNNQVGYIGDCQYQYADKEAGAVRKTKTDSDDDDQSELDTTSSATSSSEETTDGGQAGNRPTGQPGEDDEEDEETTEDESDEDMTTPKPTPPTSLPSMPAPMYCVDKSGPQSCKCGLQRLVRELPEFPKCPQNTKCSLRTNWETDAIPPRIPGTDGPPVESRLPMGARVAVAFSSIALASMLAVVAFRLYSSGNITRNRQASDESRDQIEMTPKISGRSGSVQTYTSVLA, encoded by the exons ATGACGTATTACCACTCTTTTGAGAACGTCGCCATGGTCCTCCTTACGCATCTTGTGACGTCATCGTATGTGCTTCAAGCGTTTCTGTTCTTTGGTTCATCAGTAAAATGTAACAGTAACG AAATACAAATGGTTAATCCAACGAGAGATTGTCGAGCAGAATTCGACGAGTGTCGGAGTGAGGGTAGATCAGCAGGGGTGGTATGCGGCACGGACGGCCAAAACTACCATAGTGCCTGCCATCTGTTTTATCAAACGTGTATTAGCGGCAAAAATAATCAAGTCGGATACATCGGGGACTGCCAATACCAATACGCCGACAAAGAAG CAGGAGCTGTTCGTAAGACCAAGACAGACTCTGATGACGACGACCAATCAGAGTTGGACACAACATCATCGGCAACAAGCTCATCTGAAGAAACAACCGACGGTGGCCAAGCTGGGAATAGGCCTACCGGGCAGCCGGGAGAAGAcgatgaagaagatgaagaaaccACTGAAGATGAGAGCGATGAAGACATGACCACACCCAAGCCAACACCTCCAACATCCCTCCCTTCGATGCCCGCGCCGATGTATTGCGTTGACAAGTCAGGCCCTCAAAGCTGTAAATGTGGCCTACAAAGGTTGGTTAGGGAACTTCCGGAGTTTCCCAAATGCCCCCAAAACACGAAATGTTCCTTAAGAACCAATTGGGAAACTGATGCCATCCCTCCAAGGATTCCTGGTACCGATGGACCTCCAGTTGAATCCCGTCTCCCGATGGGAGCCAGGGTAGCTGTGGCGTTCTCATCTATAGCACTCGCATCTATGTTGGCGGTAGTCGCTTTCCGATTATACTCATCTGGGAATATAACAAGGAATCGACAGGCTTCAGATGAGAGCCGTGATCAAATTGAAATGACTCCAAAGATCTCTGGACGGTCTGGATCTGTACAAACATATACATCAGTGTTAGCTTGA
- the LOC117307125 gene encoding uncharacterized protein LOC117307125 isoform X2, with translation MTYYHSFENVAMVLLTHLVTSSYVLQAFLFFGSSVKCNSNEIQMVNPTRDCRAEFDECRSEGRSAGVVCGTDGQNYHSACHLFYQTCISGKNNQVGYIGDCQYQYADKEGAVRKTKTDSDDDDQSELDTTSSATSSSEETTDGGQAGNRPTGQPGEDDEEDEETTEDESDEDMTTPKPTPPTSLPSMPAPMYCVDKSGPQSCKCGLQRLVRELPEFPKCPQNTKCSLRTNWETDAIPPRIPGTDGPPVESRLPMGARVAVAFSSIALASMLAVVAFRLYSSGNITRNRQASDESRDQIEMTPKISGRSGSVQTYTSVLA, from the exons ATGACGTATTACCACTCTTTTGAGAACGTCGCCATGGTCCTCCTTACGCATCTTGTGACGTCATCGTATGTGCTTCAAGCGTTTCTGTTCTTTGGTTCATCAGTAAAATGTAACAGTAACG AAATACAAATGGTTAATCCAACGAGAGATTGTCGAGCAGAATTCGACGAGTGTCGGAGTGAGGGTAGATCAGCAGGGGTGGTATGCGGCACGGACGGCCAAAACTACCATAGTGCCTGCCATCTGTTTTATCAAACGTGTATTAGCGGCAAAAATAATCAAGTCGGATACATCGGGGACTGCCAATACCAATACGCCGACAAAGAAG GAGCTGTTCGTAAGACCAAGACAGACTCTGATGACGACGACCAATCAGAGTTGGACACAACATCATCGGCAACAAGCTCATCTGAAGAAACAACCGACGGTGGCCAAGCTGGGAATAGGCCTACCGGGCAGCCGGGAGAAGAcgatgaagaagatgaagaaaccACTGAAGATGAGAGCGATGAAGACATGACCACACCCAAGCCAACACCTCCAACATCCCTCCCTTCGATGCCCGCGCCGATGTATTGCGTTGACAAGTCAGGCCCTCAAAGCTGTAAATGTGGCCTACAAAGGTTGGTTAGGGAACTTCCGGAGTTTCCCAAATGCCCCCAAAACACGAAATGTTCCTTAAGAACCAATTGGGAAACTGATGCCATCCCTCCAAGGATTCCTGGTACCGATGGACCTCCAGTTGAATCCCGTCTCCCGATGGGAGCCAGGGTAGCTGTGGCGTTCTCATCTATAGCACTCGCATCTATGTTGGCGGTAGTCGCTTTCCGATTATACTCATCTGGGAATATAACAAGGAATCGACAGGCTTCAGATGAGAGCCGTGATCAAATTGAAATGACTCCAAAGATCTCTGGACGGTCTGGATCTGTACAAACATATACATCAGTGTTAGCTTGA